In a single window of the Halobaculum lipolyticum genome:
- a CDS encoding (Fe-S)-binding protein, producing MQADVTRETFWTIGPVGKAAFYYLAAVALAVFAYGTYRRFARYAAGEDDWFDRLDDLPGRVLRAARIVASNRNQYDRDLYAGVMHSFILWGFLTLLIGTTILGIDLDFWRPVTGTSFFVGDFYLSYSFVMDAMGLLFVVGVGMAIYRRYTEREGRLWGKHTSLEDDAFVWTLFVLGVGGYVLEAFRIVGSAEFAAFERVSFVGYFLAGIFAEAGLTVGMAESLYTVTWWSHAILAFAFIAAIPYAKPFHMISSFANVVTRDEKAGVRLPGVPADAGPDDIGYGSIEDFSWRHILDHDACTKCGRCSSVCPAKASGRDLDPRDVILDLKQYREDLDAGRTEEVEIVADGGNSVVAAESMESCMSCMACMDACPVDIEHVSEFTQMNRRLTETGQMDEQVQDAMMNVFQNGNTFGDPARKRPEWTEDLDFEVPDAREEDVEFLWYVGEYPSYDERNRRVARSLATLLERANVSYGILYEDEQHDGNDVRRVGEEGLFEMLVEDNTEAFASCTFEKVVTTDPHSMNTFRNEYPEMSEFDAPVFHYTQVIENLVETGRLGLDGTELDYTATYHDPCHLGRMNDVYEAPRELIRATGVELAEMPRNRADSFCCGGGGGGLWMDHDEHTKPSEERLREALEDTDAGSDVEKFVVACPMCGTMYEDGRKTGDFEDDIEVVDVAELLCEALAAKEGSTVEAPVDSDADGDTSPAAAD from the coding sequence ATGCAAGCCGACGTGACGCGGGAGACTTTCTGGACCATCGGTCCGGTCGGGAAAGCCGCGTTCTACTACCTCGCGGCGGTCGCGCTCGCCGTCTTCGCGTACGGCACCTACCGCCGCTTCGCGCGCTACGCCGCCGGCGAGGACGACTGGTTCGACCGCCTCGACGACCTCCCGGGCCGGGTGCTGCGCGCCGCCCGGATCGTCGCCTCGAACCGCAACCAGTACGACCGCGACCTGTACGCGGGCGTGATGCACTCGTTCATCCTCTGGGGCTTCCTCACCCTCCTCATCGGGACGACCATCCTCGGCATCGATCTGGACTTCTGGCGCCCCGTGACGGGCACGTCGTTCTTCGTCGGCGACTTCTACCTCTCGTACTCGTTCGTGATGGACGCGATGGGGCTGCTGTTCGTCGTCGGCGTCGGGATGGCTATCTACCGGCGCTACACCGAGCGCGAGGGCCGCCTGTGGGGGAAGCACACGTCGCTGGAGGACGACGCGTTCGTCTGGACGCTGTTCGTGCTCGGCGTCGGCGGCTACGTGCTGGAGGCGTTCCGGATCGTCGGCTCCGCCGAGTTCGCCGCCTTCGAGCGCGTCTCGTTCGTCGGCTACTTCCTCGCCGGGATCTTCGCCGAGGCGGGACTGACCGTCGGGATGGCCGAGTCCCTGTACACCGTGACGTGGTGGAGCCACGCGATCCTCGCGTTCGCGTTCATCGCCGCGATCCCGTACGCGAAGCCGTTCCACATGATCTCGTCGTTCGCGAACGTCGTCACCCGCGACGAGAAAGCCGGTGTCCGCCTCCCGGGCGTTCCCGCGGACGCCGGTCCCGACGACATCGGCTACGGGTCCATCGAGGACTTCTCGTGGCGCCACATCCTCGACCACGACGCCTGCACGAAGTGCGGCCGCTGTTCGTCGGTGTGCCCGGCGAAGGCGTCGGGGCGCGACCTCGACCCGCGCGACGTGATCCTCGACCTGAAGCAGTACCGCGAGGACCTCGACGCCGGCCGCACCGAGGAGGTCGAGATCGTCGCCGACGGCGGGAACTCCGTCGTCGCCGCCGAGTCGATGGAGTCGTGCATGTCCTGTATGGCCTGCATGGACGCCTGTCCCGTCGACATCGAGCACGTCTCGGAGTTCACGCAGATGAACCGCCGCCTCACCGAGACGGGCCAAATGGACGAGCAGGTGCAGGACGCCATGATGAACGTGTTCCAGAACGGCAACACCTTCGGCGACCCCGCCCGCAAGCGCCCCGAGTGGACCGAGGACCTGGACTTCGAGGTGCCCGACGCCCGCGAGGAGGACGTCGAGTTCCTCTGGTACGTCGGCGAGTACCCCAGCTACGACGAGCGCAACCGCCGGGTCGCCCGGTCGCTGGCGACGCTGCTGGAGCGCGCGAACGTCTCCTACGGCATCCTCTACGAGGACGAACAGCACGACGGCAACGACGTGCGCCGCGTCGGCGAGGAGGGGCTGTTCGAGATGCTCGTCGAGGACAACACCGAGGCGTTCGCGTCGTGCACCTTCGAGAAGGTGGTCACGACCGACCCCCACTCGATGAACACGTTCCGCAACGAGTACCCCGAGATGAGCGAGTTCGACGCGCCCGTGTTCCACTACACGCAGGTGATCGAGAACCTCGTCGAGACGGGCCGCCTCGGACTGGACGGGACGGAACTGGACTACACCGCGACGTACCACGATCCGTGTCACCTCGGCCGCATGAACGACGTGTACGAGGCGCCGCGCGAGTTGATCCGGGCGACGGGCGTCGAACTCGCCGAGATGCCGCGCAACCGCGCGGACTCGTTCTGTTGCGGGGGCGGCGGCGGCGGCCTGTGGATGGACCACGACGAGCACACGAAGCCCAGCGAGGAACGCCTGCGCGAGGCGTTGGAGGACACCGACGCCGGGAGCGACGTGGAGAAGTTCGTCGTCGCCTGTCCGATGTGCGGGACGATGTACGAGGACGGCCGCAAGACGGGGGACTTCGAGGACGACATCGAGGTCGTCGACGTCGCGGAACTGCTGTGTGAGGCGCTCGCCGCGAAGGAGGGGTCGACGGTGGAGGCGCCCGTCGACTCGGACGCCGACGGCGACACGTCGCCCGCGGCGGCGGACTGA
- a CDS encoding 4Fe-4S dicluster domain-containing protein, whose product MGIDPNFDDNREHAGEENGLDVWGPVDPPEKLGIHGAHVAVDYDICIADGACLENCPVDVFDWVDTPDHPASEKKVEPTREDQCIDCMLCVDICPVDAIDVDASRS is encoded by the coding sequence ATGGGAATCGATCCGAACTTCGACGACAACCGCGAGCACGCCGGGGAGGAGAACGGGCTGGACGTGTGGGGACCGGTCGACCCGCCCGAGAAACTCGGGATCCACGGCGCCCACGTCGCCGTCGACTACGACATCTGCATCGCCGACGGCGCCTGTCTGGAGAACTGCCCGGTCGACGTGTTCGACTGGGTCGACACCCCCGACCACCCCGCCAGCGAGAAGAAAGTCGAGCCGACCCGCGAGGACCAGTGCATCGACTGTATGCTGTGTGTCGACATCTGCCCGGTCGACGCCATCGACGTGGACGCCTCGCGGTCGTAA
- a CDS encoding PGF-CTERM sorting domain-containing protein translates to MHDVSVRVAAALLAAVCVASAASVGVAAVASPSASPVAGTGSGSLPGAGTDAATHSFVQFNVSEVRTDPGGAVAARVTFHNAYGTLLSVTGPDGFRYEAEVSPAGGVQTVLRFDTAAAGRGDTGALTAVDGEVSNASVAGAPGEPLPAGTYNVTLYAGGQLRDAMPLRIGDAAGTPPPATAARPTSTPGAAADDAGTGGSSAAAPGFGVVAAVASLAAVATALARRRRGRR, encoded by the coding sequence GTGCACGACGTGTCCGTCCGGGTCGCCGCCGCGCTCCTCGCGGCCGTGTGTGTCGCGAGCGCCGCGAGCGTCGGCGTCGCGGCGGTGGCGTCGCCGTCGGCGTCGCCCGTCGCGGGCACGGGGTCGGGATCGCTTCCCGGCGCCGGCACCGACGCCGCGACCCACTCGTTCGTCCAGTTCAACGTCTCCGAAGTCCGGACCGACCCCGGCGGCGCCGTCGCCGCGCGGGTGACGTTCCACAACGCCTACGGCACGCTGTTGTCGGTGACCGGCCCGGACGGCTTCCGCTACGAGGCCGAGGTGTCGCCCGCCGGCGGCGTCCAGACGGTGCTCCGGTTCGACACCGCCGCCGCCGGTCGGGGCGACACGGGGGCGCTGACCGCCGTCGACGGCGAGGTGTCGAACGCGAGCGTCGCCGGCGCGCCGGGCGAGCCGCTCCCGGCGGGGACGTACAACGTCACGCTGTACGCGGGCGGACAGCTCCGCGACGCGATGCCGCTTCGGATCGGCGACGCCGCGGGGACGCCCCCGCCGGCGACGGCCGCCCGGCCCACGTCGACGCCGGGAGCCGCCGCGGACGACGCCGGGACCGGCGGGTCCAGCGCCGCCGCCCCGGGCTTCGGCGTCGTCGCCGCGGTCGCGTCGCTGGCGGCCGTCGCGACGGCGCTGGCTCGGCGCCGGCGTGGTCGGCGGTGA